A region from the Engraulis encrasicolus isolate BLACKSEA-1 chromosome 18, IST_EnEncr_1.0, whole genome shotgun sequence genome encodes:
- the fabp7b gene encoding fatty acid binding protein 7, brain, b — protein sequence MVDAFCATWKLVDSENFDEYLKALGVGFALRQVGNVTKPTVVISHEGGKFVLKTLSTFKNTEISCKMGEEFDESTADDRHCKSLVAMEGDKLVHTQKWDGKETRFVREIKDGKMIMTMTLGGVTAVRTYEKA from the exons ATGGTCGACGCATTCTGTGCCACTTGGAAGCTGGTTGACAGCGAGAACTTCGACGAGTACTTGAAGGCTCTTG GTGTCGGCTTTGCCCTGAGACAGGTCGGAAATGTGACAAAGCCAACGGTAGTAATAAGTCACGAGGGTGGAAAGTTTGTCCTGAAGACACTAAGCACCTTCAAGAACACCGAGATCTCGTGCAAAATGGGGGAGGAATTCGATGAGAGCACCGCGGACGACAGGCATTGTAAA TCACTTGTAGCAATGGAGGGGGACAAACTGGTGCATACTCAGAAGTGGGATGGGAAGGAGACGAGATTCGTCCGGGAAATCAAAGACGGCAAAATGATTATG ACCATGACCCTGGGTGGCGTAACGGCAGTGCGCACATACGAGAAGGCATGA